GGGAGCAAAGATCGCTGGATCGGTGTCTCAGTCGGTTAATAAACTGGCCAATATGACATGAAACGGTTACGCCATGCGTTGCTCCTCGCGCTGGTTTTACTGCTGACAGGGTGCCGAGTTGAGCTTTACAGCGCACTGCCTGAAGACGATGCCAATCAGATGTTGGCTATTCTGATGCAGCATCATATTGATGCTGAAAAACTGACAGCAGAAGACGGTATCACGCTGCGGGTGGAAAAATCACAGTTCATCAATGCGGTTGAACTATTGCGCTTAAATGGCTTTCCACGCCGCAGCTATATCTCTGCAGACACCATGTTTCCGCCAAATCAACTCGTGGTCTCACCGGCTGAAGAGCAGCAAAAAATCCTGTTTCTCAAAGAGCAACGTATCGAAGGCATGCTAAGCCAGATGGACGGTGTGGTTCACGCCGATGTGACCATTGCGTCCCACGGGCCTGACGAAGAAGGGGCGACAGGGCCCTCATCGGTGGCGGTATTTATTAAATTTTCGCCTCAGGTCAACCTCGAGTCTTTCCGCGTACAGATAAAAAATCTGGTGGAAAAATCGATCCCCAGCGTACAGCAAGATCAAATCAGTATTCTCATGCAACCGGCTGAATTTAGGATGCAAAGTGTGGTAAACGCAACCGAAGAACCCCAGTGGAGGGCGATACAATGGTTAACCTTGCATCGGCGGTCCTTGATACCTGCATTGATTCTGGCGATTTTTGCTCTCACCGTTCTGATGTGGATGACGTGGCGCAAAAGGCGATAACCGCCGGCACGGTTGATGATGCTGTTTTGTGCCTACACCGTTATCTGTGGACTCCTGCACGTTATGCTCATCCGCGATGGCTCGAATCGCTAGGTTTCTCGCCGAAAGAGAGCTGGCGCTATGGGGAGTGCCAGCCGCTAGATCGCTGCTTAAACCTCGCTTTGCAGAGACGCAGAGGGACACCACGGCTGCCGGCGCAGATTAACGATCGCCAGCGGCGCATGGTAAAAATGGTATCCAATATCAACGCGTTTGCGCTGGCGATAGGCTTGCTCAAACTAGGATGCAACGACTACTTCCTATTGCCTGACTATCGGCTGGCAATTTTACGCTGGTTAGATGAGTCGTTGATTTGGCAGCTATTTGGCCTGTGCCAAGGCAAAAATAGAGCGGTGTTTTCCCCTTCAGAGATGATCGACAACGCATTCAATCTTGGTATCTCCGTGCTTCATCATGCAGCTCAAGACGACGCTGTTCTCTATGCAATACTGATTACGTTGCCGCCGTGCGAGCGTGCGTTATGGCCATCGGTGCCTAGGCTTGCAATGAATTTATTGGAGCGAACGCTATGCGCCAAATTCCGCTGACCGAACTTGATTGGCAACCGCCATCGGGGCGAATTATTCCCGCTGAGTTATTAGCCGTTGTGTATCGGCAGGCTGACAGTAAGCGCCGCGCCCACCAAGACGCCGTGGCTATTGTTAATGCGGCGCGGCGGAAGGCGGAAAGCATGATCCGCAGCGCGCGCAAAACCTGTAGCCAAATGAATGAGAAGGCGCGCCACGAATTAGAGCAACTGCGGCAGGACACGCTTAGCCGCTGTGAATCCCAGTGGTTGCAAACGCACATTACTTATTTATTGCAGGATGAAGCGCTGGAGCGGGCATTGATGCATGCAGTTTCGGACCGCATTCATTACAGCATTGAACAGGTGCTTACCGCATGGTTTGACCAACAGCCCGATGACAAAACTCTTTGCGCTCGATTAGCTAAGCAGGCTGAGCTGATGGCGTCTGAAGGGGCTTTAACGCTGCATCTTCATCCTAGCCAACAGGAAAATGTACGCGCCGCGCTGGGTTCGCGTTTCACCTTGGTTCTTGAGCCAGAATTCGCCCACGATCACGTGATTTTAGCGTCTCCCCAACTCTCAGTGGCATTT
This is a stretch of genomic DNA from Hafnia alvei. It encodes these proteins:
- a CDS encoding type III secretion system domain-containing protein gives rise to the protein MAQKAITAGTVDDAVLCLHRYLWTPARYAHPRWLESLGFSPKESWRYGECQPLDRCLNLALQRRRGTPRLPAQINDRQRRMVKMVSNINAFALAIGLLKLGCNDYFLLPDYRLAILRWLDESLIWQLFGLCQGKNRAVFSPSEMIDNAFNLGISVLHHAAQDDAVLYAILITLPPCERALWPSVPRLAMNLLERTLCAKFR
- the ssaJ gene encoding EscJ/YscJ/HrcJ family type III secretion inner membrane ring protein SsaJ; this encodes MKRLRHALLLALVLLLTGCRVELYSALPEDDANQMLAILMQHHIDAEKLTAEDGITLRVEKSQFINAVELLRLNGFPRRSYISADTMFPPNQLVVSPAEEQQKILFLKEQRIEGMLSQMDGVVHADVTIASHGPDEEGATGPSSVAVFIKFSPQVNLESFRVQIKNLVEKSIPSVQQDQISILMQPAEFRMQSVVNATEEPQWRAIQWLTLHRRSLIPALILAIFALTVLMWMTWRKRR
- the sctL gene encoding type III secretion system stator protein SctL — protein: MRQIPLTELDWQPPSGRIIPAELLAVVYRQADSKRRAHQDAVAIVNAARRKAESMIRSARKTCSQMNEKARHELEQLRQDTLSRCESQWLQTHITYLLQDEALERALMHAVSDRIHYSIEQVLTAWFDQQPDDKTLCARLAKQAELMASEGALTLHLHPSQQENVRAALGSRFTLVLEPEFAHDHVILASPQLSVAFSLSNHFQQLLTWLRSPQREAGEQNESIGHHTGDEP